In Saccharothrix syringae, the following are encoded in one genomic region:
- a CDS encoding amidohydrolase family protein, which translates to MTGLHLRGVVLPEGGELRDLWVVNGRVRTRPVPGATTVSDGGYLVPGLVDAHCHVGLGPRGAVDLPEAVDQALADRRAGALLLRDCGSPLDTRPLQERLDLPRIIRAGRHLARPRRYIRYLGVELEDPADLPSAVAEQVANGDGWVKLVGDWIDRDTGDLAPLWSPDVLTEAIKVAHEANARVTAHVFGEDALPALLDAGIDCVEHGTGLTDDTIELMARNRTALVPTLINIENFPSIAAGADRYPAYQAHMRDLHARNRETVARAVEAGVPVFAGTDAGGGIAHGRIVDEVLALHEVGMSTTQALGAASWAAREWLGFPSLTEGAAADVVVYEADPREDLAALRHPKLVMLRGRIHD; encoded by the coding sequence GTGACCGGCCTGCACCTGCGGGGCGTGGTGCTGCCCGAGGGCGGCGAACTGCGCGACCTCTGGGTGGTCAACGGGCGCGTGCGCACCCGGCCGGTGCCCGGCGCGACCACGGTGTCCGACGGCGGGTACCTGGTGCCCGGCCTGGTCGACGCGCACTGCCACGTCGGCCTGGGCCCGCGGGGCGCGGTCGACCTGCCCGAGGCGGTGGACCAGGCGCTGGCCGACCGCCGCGCGGGCGCGCTGCTGCTGCGCGACTGCGGGTCGCCCCTGGACACCCGGCCGCTCCAGGAGCGCCTGGACCTGCCGCGCATCATCCGCGCGGGCCGCCACCTGGCCCGGCCCCGGCGCTACATCCGGTACCTGGGCGTGGAGTTGGAGGACCCGGCCGACCTGCCTTCGGCGGTGGCCGAGCAGGTCGCGAACGGCGACGGCTGGGTCAAGCTGGTCGGCGACTGGATCGACCGCGACACCGGCGATTTGGCGCCGCTGTGGTCGCCGGACGTGCTCACCGAGGCGATCAAGGTCGCCCACGAGGCCAACGCCCGGGTCACCGCGCACGTCTTCGGCGAGGACGCCCTGCCGGCGCTGCTCGACGCGGGCATCGACTGCGTCGAGCACGGGACGGGCCTGACCGACGACACCATCGAGCTGATGGCGCGCAACCGGACCGCCCTGGTGCCCACCCTGATCAACATCGAGAACTTCCCGTCCATCGCGGCGGGCGCGGACCGGTACCCGGCCTACCAGGCCCACATGCGGGACCTGCACGCGCGCAACCGGGAGACCGTGGCCAGGGCGGTGGAGGCGGGCGTGCCGGTGTTCGCGGGCACCGACGCGGGCGGCGGCATCGCGCACGGCCGGATCGTCGACGAGGTGCTGGCGCTGCACGAGGTGGGCATGAGCACCACCCAGGCCCTGGGCGCGGCCTCCTGGGCGGCCCGCGAGTGGCTGGGCTTCCCGTCGCTCACCGAGGGCGCGGCGGCCGACGTCGTGGTGTACGAGGCGGACCCGCGCGAGGACCTGGCCGCGTTGCGGCACCCCAAACTGGTGATGCTGCGGGGCCGCATCCACGACTGA
- the ffh gene encoding signal recognition particle protein gives MFNTLSDRLTSVLQNLRGKGRLSDADIDATAREIRVALLEADVALPVVRAFIAKVKERAKGAEVSQALNPAQQVVKIVNEELVAILGGETRRLNLAKNPPTVVMLAGLQGAGKTTLAGKLARWLRAQGHTPLLVACDLQRPNAVTQLQVVGERAGVPVFAPEPGNGVGDPVAVARLGVAEARRAQHDVVVVDTAGRLGVDEEMMRQAVDIRAAVQPDEVLFVVDAMIGQDAVNTATAFRDGVGFTGVVLTKLDGDARGGAALSVREVTGQPILFASNGEKLEDFDVFHPDRMASRILGMGDMLTLIEQAEQAFDAEQAEAAAVKLGSGQLTLEDFLEQMLALRRMGPIANLLGMLPGANQMKDQLANLDEKHLDRVQAIIRGMTPAEREDPKIINASRRLRIANGSGVRVSDVNDLVNRFFEARKMMSQMAGRFGLPGGGGGKNSRKKGKKGKKVKGRGPTPPKVRGGFPGMVPGMLPPGMVPPGAGGAPQLPPGLGGLDQLPPGFDPSKLKFDK, from the coding sequence GTGTTCAACACCCTCTCCGACCGGCTCACCTCGGTCCTGCAGAACCTGCGGGGCAAGGGGCGGCTCTCCGACGCCGACATCGACGCCACCGCGCGCGAGATCCGGGTCGCGCTGCTGGAGGCCGACGTCGCGCTGCCCGTGGTGCGCGCGTTCATCGCCAAGGTCAAGGAGCGCGCCAAGGGCGCCGAGGTCTCCCAGGCGCTGAACCCGGCGCAGCAGGTCGTCAAGATCGTCAACGAGGAGCTCGTCGCGATCCTCGGCGGCGAGACCCGCAGGTTGAACCTGGCCAAGAACCCGCCGACGGTCGTCATGCTCGCCGGCCTCCAGGGCGCGGGCAAGACGACCCTGGCCGGCAAGCTCGCCCGCTGGCTGCGGGCCCAGGGCCACACCCCGCTGCTGGTGGCGTGCGACCTCCAGCGCCCCAACGCGGTGACCCAGCTCCAGGTGGTCGGCGAGCGCGCGGGCGTGCCCGTGTTCGCGCCCGAGCCCGGCAACGGCGTCGGCGACCCGGTCGCGGTGGCCCGGCTCGGCGTCGCGGAGGCCAGGCGGGCCCAGCACGACGTGGTCGTGGTCGACACCGCGGGCCGGCTGGGCGTCGACGAGGAGATGATGCGCCAGGCCGTGGACATCCGCGCCGCCGTGCAGCCCGACGAGGTGCTGTTCGTGGTCGACGCGATGATCGGCCAGGACGCGGTCAACACCGCCACCGCCTTCCGCGACGGCGTCGGCTTCACCGGCGTGGTGCTCACCAAGCTCGACGGCGACGCCCGCGGCGGTGCCGCGCTGAGCGTCCGCGAGGTCACCGGCCAGCCGATCCTGTTCGCCTCCAACGGCGAGAAGCTGGAGGACTTCGACGTCTTCCACCCGGACCGGATGGCGAGCCGCATCCTCGGCATGGGTGACATGCTCACCCTCATCGAGCAGGCCGAGCAGGCGTTCGACGCCGAGCAGGCCGAGGCCGCCGCGGTCAAGCTGGGCTCCGGCCAGCTGACCCTGGAGGACTTCCTGGAGCAGATGCTGGCGCTGCGCAGGATGGGCCCCATCGCCAACCTGCTGGGCATGCTCCCGGGCGCGAACCAGATGAAGGACCAGCTCGCCAACCTCGACGAGAAGCACCTCGACCGGGTCCAGGCGATCATCCGCGGCATGACCCCGGCCGAGCGCGAGGACCCCAAGATCATCAACGCGTCCCGCCGGCTGCGCATCGCCAACGGCTCGGGCGTGCGGGTCAGCGACGTCAACGACCTGGTCAACCGCTTCTTCGAGGCGCGCAAGATGATGAGCCAGATGGCGGGCCGGTTCGGCCTGCCGGGTGGCGGCGGCGGCAAGAACAGCCGCAAGAAGGGGAAGAAGGGCAAGAAGGTCAAGGGCCGCGGCCCGACGCCGCCGAAGGTGCGCGGCGGGTTCCCCGGCATGGTGCCGGGCATGCTGCCGCCCGGCATGGTGCCCCCCGGCGCCGGCGGCGCGCCCCAGCTCCCGCCCGGCCTCGGCGGGCTCGATCAGCTCCCGCCCGGCTTCGACCCGTCGAAGCTGAAGTTCGACAAGTGA
- a CDS encoding AAA family ATPase, with translation MTAVAVGPRSLVVLAGLPGAGKTTLLATADTGGEPAVVLDSDQVRGRLGEVFPDAVPYRLYRPLVHLVHRTRILWYAVTATRSLLLVHEPSTRSTTRAYLVVVALLTDRPRHFAWLDASPEEALEGQVRRGRLVRSRSFTRHVRRAARLRARFAAGRPPRGWQGLTVLTRRDRLRLSVAAT, from the coding sequence ATGACCGCCGTCGCCGTGGGGCCGCGCTCACTCGTCGTGCTGGCGGGTCTCCCGGGAGCGGGCAAGACGACCCTGCTCGCCACCGCCGACACCGGGGGCGAGCCCGCGGTCGTGCTGGACTCCGACCAGGTGCGGGGCCGCCTCGGCGAGGTGTTCCCCGACGCGGTGCCCTACCGCCTGTACCGGCCGCTGGTGCACCTGGTGCACCGCACCCGCATCCTCTGGTACGCGGTCACCGCCACGCGCAGCCTGCTGCTGGTGCACGAGCCGTCGACCCGGTCGACCACCCGCGCCTACCTGGTGGTGGTCGCGCTGCTGACCGACCGGCCCCGGCACTTCGCCTGGCTCGACGCCAGCCCCGAGGAGGCCCTGGAGGGCCAGGTCCGGCGGGGCAGGCTGGTGCGCTCGCGGTCGTTCACCCGGCACGTGCGCCGCGCCGCGCGGCTGCGCGCCCGCTTCGCCGCCGGCCGCCCGCCGCGCGGCTGGCAGGGCCTGACCGTGCTCACCCGCCGCGACCGCCTGCGGCTTTCGGTGGCCGCGACCTGA
- a CDS encoding [protein-PII] uridylyltransferase: MDNSETAVVTADDLVRARDRLLAPGRRRLTGESLREALVDLHEFWLTAHASQAGVGGPGGGVALVAVGGLGRRELVPYSDLDLVLVHNGHKGVDAIAEKLWYPLWNSGIGLDHSVRTVGEALRVAAGDLRTALGLLDIRHLAGDQEISQRLVESARQAWRSGVRTRLDEMAESASRRWARSGEIAHRVEPDLKHGRGGLRDLTLLDALSAAQLTDRPSAEVEEARKLLLDVRTELRRVAGRPRDVLRAQDGDEVASALGLQDRFALARAMSSAARTVVYAVDVAMRTARAAVPKRGLGVFARSPLRRAPARRPLDEGVVLHGAEVALARDAMPSRDPALLLRVATAAARSKHPIAAGTLARLADSAPELRQPWPREARDELLALLGSGAGLIDVVEALDRTGLWGRLFPEWGAVRDLPPRDAAHTWTVDRHLVQTTAHAARLVTRVSRPDLLLLGALVHDIGKGRQADHSEVGAALTTQIAERIGMWPQDVATLSALVRHHLLLPHTATRRDVEDEATVRRVVDTLGGDPVLLELLHALAEADALATGPGAWTDWKASLINDLVGRCRTAMAGDPLPEPEPLDPRQRDLALAVAGSGRPDVLLDAGENTAVVTVVAPDRPGLLSRAAGVLALNSLEVHAASARSHQGAAVDVFTVSPRFGSLPDVTLLREQLTRAVDGSLPLADKLTAKERDYGGPPQDPPPPRVLWFDDESTGAVVLELRAADRIGLLHRVADALERSGVDVVWARVSTLGSTVVDSFALTAAGGLDAAGRREVERAVLLAAR; this comes from the coding sequence ATGGACAACTCCGAGACGGCCGTCGTCACGGCTGACGACCTGGTGCGGGCACGTGATCGGCTGCTCGCGCCAGGTCGGCGCCGTTTGACGGGGGAGTCGTTGCGCGAGGCGCTGGTCGACCTGCACGAGTTCTGGCTCACCGCGCACGCCTCGCAGGCGGGCGTCGGCGGGCCGGGCGGCGGGGTCGCGCTGGTCGCCGTGGGGGGCCTGGGCAGGCGCGAGCTGGTGCCCTACTCGGACCTGGACCTCGTCCTGGTGCACAACGGGCACAAGGGCGTGGACGCGATCGCCGAGAAGCTCTGGTACCCGCTGTGGAACTCCGGCATCGGCCTGGACCACTCGGTGCGCACGGTCGGCGAGGCGCTGCGCGTCGCGGCCGGCGACCTGCGCACCGCGCTGGGGCTGCTCGACATCCGGCACCTGGCCGGTGACCAGGAGATCAGCCAGCGCCTGGTGGAGAGCGCGCGCCAGGCGTGGCGCTCGGGCGTGCGCACCAGGCTGGACGAGATGGCCGAGTCCGCCTCCCGGCGGTGGGCGCGCAGCGGGGAGATCGCGCACCGCGTCGAGCCGGACCTCAAGCACGGCCGCGGCGGGCTGCGCGACCTGACGCTGCTGGACGCGCTGAGCGCGGCGCAGCTGACCGACCGCCCGTCGGCCGAGGTCGAGGAGGCGCGCAAGCTGCTGCTGGACGTGCGCACGGAGCTGCGCCGGGTGGCCGGGCGGCCGCGCGACGTGCTGCGCGCGCAGGACGGCGACGAGGTGGCCTCGGCGCTGGGCCTGCAGGACCGCTTCGCGCTGGCGCGCGCCATGTCCTCGGCCGCGCGCACGGTCGTGTACGCGGTGGACGTGGCCATGCGCACGGCGCGCGCCGCGGTGCCCAAGCGCGGGCTGGGGGTGTTCGCGCGGTCCCCGCTGCGGCGCGCGCCCGCCCGCCGCCCGCTGGACGAGGGCGTGGTGCTGCACGGCGCCGAGGTGGCGCTGGCGCGGGACGCCATGCCCAGCCGCGACCCGGCGCTGCTGCTCAGGGTCGCCACGGCCGCCGCGCGCAGCAAGCACCCGATCGCCGCGGGCACGCTGGCCAGGCTCGCCGACTCGGCGCCCGAGCTGCGGCAGCCGTGGCCCCGGGAGGCCCGCGACGAGCTGCTGGCCCTGCTGGGCAGCGGCGCCGGCCTGATCGACGTGGTCGAGGCCCTGGACCGCACCGGGCTGTGGGGCAGGCTGTTCCCGGAGTGGGGCGCGGTGCGCGACCTGCCGCCGCGCGACGCCGCCCACACCTGGACCGTCGACCGCCACCTGGTGCAGACCACCGCGCACGCGGCCCGGCTGGTCACCCGGGTCTCGCGCCCCGACCTGCTCCTGCTGGGCGCCCTGGTGCACGACATCGGCAAGGGCCGCCAGGCCGACCACTCCGAGGTCGGCGCGGCGCTGACCACGCAGATCGCCGAGCGCATCGGCATGTGGCCGCAGGACGTGGCCACGCTCAGCGCGCTGGTGCGCCACCACCTGCTCCTGCCGCACACGGCGACCCGCCGCGACGTGGAGGACGAGGCGACCGTGCGCCGGGTGGTGGACACGCTCGGCGGCGACCCGGTGCTGCTGGAGCTGCTGCACGCGCTGGCCGAGGCCGACGCCCTGGCCACCGGGCCGGGCGCGTGGACCGACTGGAAGGCGTCGCTGATCAACGACCTGGTGGGCCGCTGCCGCACGGCCATGGCGGGCGACCCGCTGCCCGAGCCCGAACCCCTCGACCCGCGGCAGCGGGACCTGGCCCTGGCCGTGGCGGGCAGCGGCAGGCCGGACGTGCTGCTCGACGCGGGCGAGAACACCGCGGTCGTGACGGTGGTCGCGCCGGACCGGCCGGGCCTGCTGTCCCGGGCCGCCGGGGTGCTGGCGCTGAACTCGCTGGAGGTGCACGCCGCGAGCGCGCGTTCGCACCAGGGCGCCGCCGTGGACGTGTTCACCGTCTCGCCCCGGTTCGGCTCGCTGCCGGACGTGACCCTGCTGCGCGAGCAGCTGACCAGGGCCGTGGACGGCTCGCTGCCGCTGGCGGACAAGCTCACCGCCAAGGAGCGCGACTACGGCGGCCCGCCGCAGGACCCGCCGCCGCCGCGGGTGCTGTGGTTCGACGACGAGTCGACCGGCGCGGTGGTGCTCGAACTGCGCGCGGCCGACCGGATCGGGTTGCTGCACCGGGTGGCCGACGCGCTGGAGCGGTCCGGTGTGGACGTGGTGTGGGCGCGGGTGTCCACATTGGGCTCCACGGTCGTGGACTCCTTCGCCCTCACCGCGGCCGGCGGCCTGGACGCGGCGGGGCGGCGGGAGGTCGAGCGCGCGGTGCTGCTCGCCGCCAGGTGA
- a CDS encoding P-II family nitrogen regulator, which translates to MKLVTAIIKPFTLDDVKASLEQLGVLGMTVSEVQGYGRQKGHTEVYRGAEYAVDFVPKLRIEVLVDDAAVDKVLDAVVEAARTGKIGDGKVWVTAVDTVIRVRTGERGSDAL; encoded by the coding sequence ATGAAGCTGGTCACGGCGATCATCAAGCCCTTCACCCTCGACGACGTGAAGGCGTCCCTGGAGCAGCTGGGGGTGCTGGGCATGACCGTCAGCGAGGTCCAGGGCTACGGCAGGCAGAAGGGCCACACCGAGGTCTACCGCGGCGCCGAGTACGCCGTGGACTTCGTGCCCAAGCTGCGCATCGAGGTGCTGGTCGACGACGCGGCCGTGGACAAGGTCCTGGACGCCGTGGTCGAGGCCGCCCGCACCGGCAAGATCGGTGACGGGAAGGTCTGGGTGACCGCGGTCGACACCGTCATCCGGGTCCGCACCGGGGAACGCGGCTCGGACGCCCTATAG
- a CDS encoding ammonium transporter has protein sequence MDTGDTAWVLTSAALVLLMTPGLAFFYGGMVRSKSVLNMMMMSLGAIGVVGVLWVLVGYSMAFGQDVGAGLLGKPFEFFGLDGLLSPESLSGTLPSTVFVAFQAMFAIITVALISGAIADRARFGPWLLFAGLWAIIVYFPVAHWVFDFDGKDADGNVVDPGGWIANKLAAIDFAGGTAVHINAGAAGLALALVLGKRVGWPKDRMKPHSLPLVVLGAGLLWFGWFGFNAGSAVAANATAGVTFVNTLVATASAMLAWLLVERVRDGNATTLGAASGIVAGLVAITPACSSVTPIGAIAVGAITGALCALAVSLKYRFGFDDSLDVVGVHLVGGLSGTLLIGFFASEAAPAGVNGLFYGGGVDQLWRQAVGALSVLVYSFVLSLVLGYLVKAVVGFRADEEAEVGGIDEAEHAETAYEFGSGIGTRGAGKTGVTAGATAVLEGSNKS, from the coding sequence GTGGATACAGGGGACACCGCCTGGGTGCTCACCAGTGCCGCACTGGTGCTGTTGATGACGCCGGGCCTTGCCTTCTTCTACGGGGGCATGGTCCGGTCCAAGAGTGTGCTCAACATGATGATGATGAGCCTGGGTGCCATCGGCGTGGTCGGGGTGCTCTGGGTCCTCGTCGGCTACTCGATGGCGTTCGGCCAGGACGTCGGCGCGGGCCTGCTCGGCAAGCCCTTCGAGTTCTTCGGCCTCGACGGCCTGCTCAGCCCCGAATCGCTGTCCGGCACCCTGCCGAGCACGGTCTTCGTCGCTTTCCAGGCGATGTTCGCGATCATCACCGTGGCGCTGATCTCGGGCGCCATCGCCGACCGCGCCCGCTTCGGCCCCTGGCTGCTGTTCGCGGGCCTGTGGGCGATCATCGTCTACTTCCCGGTCGCGCACTGGGTGTTCGACTTCGACGGCAAGGACGCCGACGGCAACGTCGTCGACCCGGGCGGCTGGATCGCCAACAAGCTGGCCGCCATCGACTTCGCCGGCGGCACCGCGGTGCACATCAACGCCGGCGCGGCGGGCCTGGCGCTGGCGCTGGTCCTCGGCAAGCGCGTCGGTTGGCCGAAGGACCGGATGAAGCCGCACAGCCTCCCGCTGGTCGTCCTCGGCGCCGGCCTGCTGTGGTTCGGCTGGTTCGGCTTCAACGCGGGCTCCGCGGTCGCCGCCAACGCCACCGCGGGCGTCACCTTCGTCAACACCCTGGTCGCCACCGCCTCCGCGATGCTGGCCTGGCTGCTCGTCGAGCGGGTCCGCGACGGCAACGCCACCACCCTCGGCGCCGCCTCCGGCATCGTCGCGGGCCTGGTCGCCATCACCCCGGCCTGCTCGTCGGTCACCCCCATCGGCGCCATCGCGGTCGGCGCGATCACCGGCGCGCTGTGCGCCCTGGCGGTCAGCCTCAAGTACCGCTTCGGGTTCGACGACTCGCTCGACGTGGTCGGTGTGCACCTGGTGGGCGGCCTGTCCGGCACCCTGCTGATCGGCTTCTTCGCCAGCGAAGCCGCGCCGGCGGGCGTGAACGGCCTCTTCTACGGTGGCGGCGTCGACCAGCTGTGGCGGCAGGCCGTGGGCGCGCTGTCCGTGCTGGTGTACTCCTTCGTGCTCAGCCTCGTGCTCGGCTACCTGGTCAAGGCCGTCGTCGGCTTCCGCGCCGACGAGGAGGCCGAGGTCGGCGGCATCGACGAGGCCGAGCACGCCGAGACCGCGTACGAGTTCGGCAGCGGCATCGGCACCCGCGGTGCCGGCAAGACCGGCGTCACCGCCGGCGCCACCGCTGTCCTTGAGGGGAGCAACAAGTCATGA
- a CDS encoding alpha/beta fold hydrolase → MGTAPHASAETPTAGRVDWAPCAEQPEVECGALDLPVDWARPRGERFDLAVARRAATDPAKRLGVLVINPGGPGGSGVDFALEAHRFFSPAVLERFDVVGFDPRGVGRSHPVTCSTDLVLNGPSTRPTDRAGFEALAAHNRALAADCRARTGPLYDHADTLSVVRDVDALRRALGERKINYYGVSYGTLIGQQYAEEFGGNIRAMVLDSNMDHSLGTRRFYETEAVGAEDSFTEFVEWCDRTPSCALHGQDVAAVWDDLLARADRGELTVPGDPGRKLTADDLIGGAFSAFYGPDWAPLAEQLAALLAGGPSTAATAAAAAETTEYPFGAVFCQDWAIRVRDHRELAALIDRGNRLAPHLRGSPLAHQATAGCVGLPGRVNNPQHRLRIEDAPEILMTNALHDPATTYEWAVNAHRQSRDTTVLLTYEGWGHGVYGRSGCTTGAMDEYLISLRAPRDGARCPGVEPPAGPVAPLDARPSPAGPVPGLPGWLG, encoded by the coding sequence GTGGGAACGGCGCCCCACGCGTCGGCGGAAACGCCGACCGCGGGGCGCGTCGACTGGGCGCCGTGCGCCGAACAGCCCGAGGTGGAGTGCGGCGCGCTCGACCTGCCGGTCGACTGGGCGCGCCCGCGCGGGGAGCGCTTCGACCTCGCCGTGGCCCGCCGCGCGGCCACCGACCCGGCCAAGCGCCTCGGCGTGCTGGTGATCAACCCCGGCGGACCCGGCGGTTCGGGGGTGGACTTCGCGCTGGAGGCGCACCGGTTCTTCAGCCCGGCCGTGCTGGAGCGCTTCGACGTCGTCGGCTTCGACCCGCGCGGCGTGGGCCGCAGCCACCCGGTCACCTGCTCCACCGACCTGGTGCTCAACGGCCCGTCGACCCGACCGACCGACCGGGCCGGGTTCGAGGCGCTGGCCGCGCACAACCGCGCGCTCGCCGCCGACTGCCGGGCCCGCACCGGGCCGCTCTACGACCACGCCGACACGCTCTCGGTGGTCCGGGACGTCGACGCGCTGCGCCGGGCGCTCGGCGAGCGGAAGATCAACTACTACGGCGTCTCCTACGGCACGCTCATCGGCCAGCAGTACGCCGAGGAGTTCGGCGGCAACATCCGCGCGATGGTGCTGGACTCGAACATGGACCACAGCCTGGGCACCCGGCGGTTCTACGAGACCGAGGCCGTGGGCGCGGAGGACTCCTTCACCGAGTTCGTCGAGTGGTGCGACCGCACCCCCTCGTGCGCCCTGCACGGCCAGGACGTGGCCGCGGTGTGGGACGACCTGCTCGCCCGCGCCGACCGGGGCGAGCTGACCGTCCCCGGCGACCCGGGCCGGAAGCTGACCGCGGACGACCTGATCGGCGGCGCGTTCAGCGCGTTCTACGGCCCGGACTGGGCGCCCCTCGCCGAGCAGCTGGCGGCACTGCTCGCGGGCGGCCCGTCGACCGCCGCGACCGCCGCGGCCGCGGCGGAGACCACCGAGTACCCGTTCGGCGCGGTGTTCTGCCAGGACTGGGCGATCCGGGTGCGGGACCACCGCGAGCTCGCCGCCCTGATCGACCGGGGCAACCGGCTCGCGCCGCACCTGCGCGGCTCACCCCTCGCCCACCAGGCGACGGCGGGCTGCGTCGGCCTGCCGGGGCGGGTGAACAACCCCCAGCACCGGCTGCGGATCGAGGACGCGCCCGAGATCCTGATGACCAACGCCCTGCACGACCCGGCCACCACGTACGAGTGGGCCGTCAACGCGCACCGGCAGAGCCGCGACACCACCGTGCTCCTCACCTACGAGGGCTGGGGCCACGGCGTCTACGGCCGCAGCGGGTGCACGACCGGTGCGATGGACGAGTACCTGATCAGCCTCAGGGCACCGCGCGACGGCGCCCGCTGCCCGGGTGTCGAACCGCCCGCCGGGCCGGTCGCCCCGCTCGACGCGCGGCCGTCCCCGGCGGGCCCGGTGCCCGGCCTGCCCGGCTGGCTCGGGTAG
- the alc gene encoding allantoicase, whose protein sequence is MSGAPGWTLLPDLACRAVGGSVVWANDELFAERENLIKRAAPEFRAYTFGHKGQVYDGWETRRRREPGVDHAVVRLGLPGVVRGVVVDTAFFTGNHPPFASVEAIAAEGYPGPEELTGWETLVPRSPLGGDRQHHFDVPSARRWTHVRLTIDPDGGVARLRVHGEPVPDPALLVPGALDLAALENGASVTACSNMFYGSPANLIAPGQATVMGEGWETARRRDDGNDWVEVALAAPGVVHLAELDTTHFKGNAPGWASVRGRRGDGGWVDLLPRTRLQPDTRHRFRVDHGGEVTHARLDIFPDGGMARLRLFGALTPAGLDVLTRRYQAVARDV, encoded by the coding sequence GTGAGCGGGGCACCCGGCTGGACCCTGCTGCCCGACCTGGCCTGCCGGGCCGTCGGCGGGAGCGTGGTGTGGGCCAACGACGAGCTGTTCGCCGAGCGGGAGAACCTGATCAAGAGGGCCGCGCCGGAGTTCCGCGCCTACACGTTCGGCCACAAGGGCCAGGTCTACGACGGCTGGGAGACGCGCCGCCGCCGCGAGCCGGGCGTGGACCACGCGGTGGTGCGCCTGGGCCTGCCCGGCGTCGTCCGGGGCGTGGTCGTCGACACCGCGTTCTTCACCGGCAACCACCCGCCGTTCGCCTCGGTGGAGGCGATCGCCGCCGAGGGCTACCCGGGCCCGGAGGAGCTGACCGGCTGGGAGACCCTGGTGCCCAGGTCGCCCCTCGGCGGGGACCGGCAGCACCACTTCGACGTCCCCTCGGCACGCCGCTGGACCCACGTGCGCCTGACCATCGACCCCGACGGCGGCGTGGCGCGGCTGCGCGTGCACGGCGAACCGGTGCCCGACCCGGCGCTGCTGGTCCCGGGGGCGCTGGACCTGGCCGCGCTGGAGAACGGTGCGTCGGTCACCGCGTGCAGCAACATGTTCTACGGCTCGCCGGCCAACCTGATCGCGCCCGGCCAGGCGACCGTGATGGGCGAGGGCTGGGAGACCGCGCGCCGCCGCGACGACGGCAACGACTGGGTGGAGGTCGCGCTCGCCGCGCCCGGCGTGGTCCACCTGGCCGAGTTGGACACCACCCACTTCAAGGGCAACGCGCCGGGCTGGGCGTCGGTGCGCGGCCGGCGCGGCGACGGCGGGTGGGTCGACCTGCTGCCCCGGACCCGGCTCCAGCCCGACACCCGCCACCGGTTCCGCGTCGACCACGGCGGCGAGGTCACCCACGCGCGGCTGGACATCTTCCCCGACGGCGGGATGGCGCGCCTGCGGCTGTTCGGCGCCTTGACGCCGGCGGGCCTGGACGTCCTCACCCGGCGCTACCAGGCCGTTGCCCGGGACGTGTGA